CCCCGACCACCTCATTCAATCAGAGGCGACTCAACAGATTGCCTGTCGTTTGCCTGCCATTGGAGCCGAAGCAATTCCAATTCAATTTTAGCTGCGATGACGAAGCCGGCGACAACGCTTGCTCCAACAGggattttcgcatttttttgtaaaaaaaaaaatccaaatggAGAGGGTCTGCTGGAGGTGGGCATGGTTCCAGGACATGGCACATTGTAAGCAATCAGCGGAGGAAGGAGCCAGGCGAAATCTCCAGCTGTCAACCGGGCTGTAGATAAAAACTACCTCCCATGCAGGACACTTTCCGGAGTCCTGCGCTCTGCCTCGCACATTATAAATACCATTCAGGAGTGGAACGGACCCAGCCACGGTTAATATGCTTCGACTGCTCAGACTGTCGAGCAAACATGTAGTTCACATGCAGCTAAGGTCAAGAAAGTGGTACTCCTTCCTGCACAAATCCCAAAAGATATCTCCTAACTCACATTTATTATGTGAAATGTaagtttaaatgtttatttcaaAAGAAACTTCATTTATTactccaaaaatgttttttatattttaaaaataagttacTAGCTATTGTTCCGCTGGTGTTAAAGTAAGCAACCGGTGTGAAGGACACTGTAAGTGAAATTGAACGCCTGGACTTACGGAAGGAAGAAGGCGACGAGGCATATAACCTGTGTGGATTCGATTGCGACAATCTATGGGCACAGAAAAAGTTGTAAAAAATAGATAAAGGGTTCAAAGAAACCGGCTGTGGCTTTTACATGttcatagttttatttaaaggtTTAAGCAAATAGTTGTGGCGCACTGCATTCCATCTCATCTCTCATCagaactgaaattgaaataaatatacatataaattatttggcAAGTACTTAGTGCGCTGCATATTAGCATTAAAggtataaaaatcatttgGCAGCACTTGAAATCGCTGAGCTCAAAGTAAAAGCACGCCATCGAGTTAAAGTAATGGAACCCCCTTTGAGATGCCCACTTATCAGCTGCACTTTCGAAGCATCTTCGGATTGCTCGAGCCAGCGAGTGCATTCAATCTGATGGTTTGTCAGGTGGATGTGGGGCAGAGCATGTGGATGGGATATGGATGATAATGCTAATGGGGAGGTGGATGGGTTTGTCGACTCGAGACCCGGTTAGGTTCCAGCGCTCATGTGGCgctggctgcctggctgcctggcCAATCAATAAAATTTCACGGCGCAGTAATCAAAGCATGTGACATTAGCGCAAAGTTGAATGAGTCCATGGCCCGGGATCTGGTTAGGCTTTTGTGTGGTGGGCTGGCATGTAGGGGCATTGGGTCGCTCGATAAATAAGTTCCCCTCCTCCTGCGACTTATAAACATGTAAATGTGCTGCCCTGCAGAATCAACAGTTTGTCGCCTGCTAATTTTAAACCAGTAGGGAGTGTGGGACAAACGGGCCAGCGAAGTTCACCTGCAAGTTTGTGAACATTTATTTTCGTGCAGCGCGCTTAGTGATGCGTTAGGGTAAACAGCTTACAGTTCCGTGGGATTCGGAGGAGGCGGATGAGGCGGCGCCGGAGCAGGAACTTTCCAACCGGTTTTGGTCTTTCTGCCGCAGTTAACCGGGCccggtttttggtttggttttggcaACGACCAACTTGGACTGCAAATCGAGTGGAAGACTTCAATGCGTTGGCAAACGAAAATAAGTTGCCGCTGCCGTGGGAGCTCTCCTTCCTGTCTGCCACCATTTATTCTTGGCTCCGGCTCGAATAAATAGGAGTCCTTGAAGTTCAGACAAAGGTCGCACTCCTCGGTAGGTATTTCGTATTCAGCGATTTGTGTCACTGCCAAGCGAAAGGCGAAAAATGATCAAAGTGGCCCAAATGGACAAAATGGAAGGCCAAAAGGAAACGCCCTGGCCCGTGTTGGAAAGCCAAAAGGCGAGCCGAGCAAGGAAGTCGAACAATTGGAAACCGGCTAGAAATGCCAGAAATGGCGCATGATTCAGCCGGCAGCAAGTGCATTTCGACCAGAAGTGCAGGCCAAATTAAACGGAAACGCAAACTCAAATGCCAGCAGCTGAAGTGAGGAATTGTTTTGGCAAACTTCGTTTCAGCCAAGTTTCCGATAGAGTCCacttaaataaacattttcacaTTGGAAATTAGAAAGTAGAGAGAAATGAGAAAGAGCAGTTTGTGCCAGGTTCCTGAAACTTAAACTAAGAGCAAAGGTTTAGTTGCAACAATAATCATAGATTTTCAAGTTCTTGAATAAGAACATAGAAGAACACACAACTTGAAAGCCGAACGATGTCAAAACGCGAGAAATGTTGTCACCTCATGAGAAAGTAATATGtctaataaaaaatgcagcaGAAGCTCTTTAAATCTACTGCGTGCATGGCACATGAGTCATCTGTTCTTGGGAATCTCCCACTTATCCCGGAGCTCCCCATTCTGACGCAATTTTCTGCTGACTGTCGCTTAAATTAGAACAGCATTCAGAGATCCTGCGCGCAGTAATGAAATCCGCTTTAGGAAGAATTCATGTGGGGATAAAGCCGGAAAAAAGAAATGGCTGGGCGGCAGCAGCCCGAGTGGAAAGTTGAAATTGCTTTGCCCAAAAGGACAGCGGAACGGAGTGGAGCGGAGTTAACCCAACAGCATGGGTTAACCGAGGGTGTCCTTTGGCTATTTGCAATATGCAAAATGCGACAAAATAGTTTGGGGGGGCCACAGTCCACAGTccacggccacgcccagcCACTCGACTGCGCTGGCTGcgtaaataaacatttaactTTCTATTAGGATTTGCATGAGAAGCGAGGGAAAATTGGTGTTGCCATAAGAGAGGAGGACGAGCAGGACGAAGAGGAGAGCTCGACAGGATTACCGCGGCCGCAGCCAATTTAAGCGGACTCCTAAGGGGCAGAGCGCGGCTTAATCAGATTGTGGTCTAAACATGCTAATGGCATTATAATTATCCTCAGGGAAAAGGCACAGCCACCTGCCCCAGCGATTTGCGTATTGCCaactttttgctgctttttttttgccacttaAAGCTGCTAAATTGCACTGTGGCTGCAGTCGCTACTGCTACCACTCCTCCACTCCTTCATGGACTGCTCCACCAAGTGCGATCCCTGCGACATTAGCGAATAATCAGCATTAATGGCCAAGATACGAGCGCATCATCCGCCGGATGAGGATTCCGGCGGCTTCAAAGGGCCATTGTGCAGCAGCTtctgttttccatttggccCCGCTCGGCAGCTCGGGGATTATATCCGCAGCAGCTCAATGAAAAATTATATGTACATTGTTGTGTTGGGTGGCCTGCCATGTAGATGACGTCCTTTGGTCCTTTGGTCCTTTGGCCCTTTTGTCCGCTCCCCGGGCgacattgaaattgaaattagtttGCATTATTCGAGGCAAGCACTGACAGTTAATTGTTCTCCAGTTGCCCCTGCTGCAACATTGCTGATCTCTCTTGAcagagcaaacaacaaatttagTGAATGTAACGAGAATTGCCTTAAAGAAACCCATATGACTGAAGTGGAAGGTCAAAGAATTGCAAGTTCGCAAGGCGCACATCAATATCAACtctcattttaaaaataaaatagtttgaaaaactaaaagatCTTACTGCAGATTCCTTTTATTTCAATTCCTTTATATTCCTTTTATACAAATTCAAACTAAAGTACGatacatttttctttgtgCACTCTATTTGTCGTCCATTGGCCATTGTCAGCCACCTCATGATTACCTTTAGGCAAGGGGCAAGTCTCGTGGTCATGAGCGCAGAAAAATACGTTCATACGCCCCATTGTccacattacgtatacgtaatgtaGAATACGGGTAGCCATATGAAGGACAGCCTGCAATCCACATCAAGAGCCACCGCCCGCTGATTAAGTACGAAAATTTATGGCTCCGTTTTTGTACTGGATTCTGAAAGGCACTCTTCTCCACTTTGTTGTTTGCGTGTCAACCTTTTTGGccatataaattaaaagcagCTCAGTCTCGGCCTCAAACAACTAAGCCACTTGGCTAAAATGTCTGTGGCTTCAACTGTGTAACTAAAGTCGGTTCAGCATCATTGTCAGGGCCAGATAAAAACTTGAAATCTGCTGCGGGTGCAACTTTGCGCTATATAAATGCGGTGGGACGGCCAAAAACCGCTTTCAACTGCTCCGAGCCGAAGGAGCACTTTTCCTCGCACTTCCCCACATTTCCCCCCCATTTTGCCGCCCATTTTCCAAGAGCACAACATCAGTGCGGGGCATCACGCAGCAGAACAAACAAACCAGGACCAAGGGCGacagaaacaagaaacaaaaaccgaaaaacaacTTGGCCgcccattttcccgttttcccgTTCCCCCGGAAAAGTCAATGGCAAAGGCAGCATGCCAGGCATAGTTTAGGCTACAAAATTTATGGTGTTAATTCCAAGTATAAgtatgagtgtgtgagtgtgtgcgtagGTCCTGGGGCGAAGCTTAATGTATGTgcgtatgtgtatgtgttcgAGTGTCTCAATTCGGGACCCTCAGCATGCCACTTTGCACCATGAGCGTCAATAAGCTCCCAGCAAATCCGAAATGTCTTCTCACATGGCAGTGAAAACAGCAAGGAAAACTTGGCcaggaaaatatgaaatgccCTTTGATATAAGACaaagtatataaaattaaagtgGAAGAGAATTAAGAAAATTAGGCATTAAGATTGATAAGCTTGAGAATTTTACAACTAGTTTCGACTAGGTGACACATTCACTTTTACTCAAACTTGAAGGCCCTCAAATTGATTGAATGATGACGTGGGAAGCGAAACTTTTAAAGAGCATAATAGATGGGTATAATTCGCATAatgaacacaaaaatattagAGACTTGCAAGGCGAAGAAGTGATGACACCAGCTAATCCATCATCAAAGCCGACCTTGAGTCAGTCCATCTCGACTGGCCAACACCAAAGTGAATCAGAGTCTCGTCCCCAAGAGTATTCGTCTGCGTAGTCGACTCTATTTATACTTTCtcatttccttttcatttttccccactttttcCCACTGGTTTTTCCTGCTCTTTCCAGCTTTAGGAGGCTGGGACACAGTAGTTCAGGTTCAGCAGACAGAAGGATACGTGGTTGTCGTCGCAGTCATCGGTGATTTATTGTTTCGAAAGTTTTTCCCTTCATCGCTCGGCCGTTGAAATGGCATAAAACTTTATTGAAATCCCAGCCACATCCGCCTCATCGGGAGCGCATCAATCAGGGCCCAGTAACATATGTCGGCAGATTGGTtaagtgccacgcccactgcgcCAAAGGCAGAGCCACAATCAGAGCTCACACAAGGCGGCCCAAATGGAGAATTGACTTTGAGCCGCATAAATTAGAAGGCCCTAATGAAACTGGCAGGCGGGGCGAACTGCAGTGAAACAGTAAAAAGTGCTGCAAAATGCTAGGAGGAATACAAATAGAGAGAAATCTGCCCTTAAAGTTAAACGCCTGGAGCGGTCGAGGTGGAGGAGGTCATTGGGGGTCGGGTGAAGCCAAGCGCAGCTGCAAACAATGGCATTTTAAAAGCTCAGGGCAGGACGAGCTCCGGCTCTTGGCCCGACCTCAAAGCCACAGACAGACACAAAGGCGGGGGGGTGAGAAAAATGCTGAGGGGATCGCACgcacagagagaaaatatTCATACTCTTTGATCTAGTTTTTGAATTCTTCAAGAGCCCTCTGCCATAAAGTTGTATGTTAATAGAGTATtgtaacaaataaaatggaatgtatacatttttatttaacacaaTCTATGTGACACATTTATTCTCCCAGTGTAGATACGGCGTAATGCGCGGACGACAAACCTTTAAAAGACAAACAAGGCAGCACGACGGTGACACAGCGgcacacatggcgtatgcgtaataacATTTTGCGTtacatttgctttttattgcaTACCGCAAGGCGGATGCCAGCCCTCCTGTttcagctcctgctcctgctcctgctcctgcggCTGCCCCTCCTCTTTTGTGTCCTGCGGCCGCCTTAATTTCCGTGCCATGAGGCACGGTAAATGTAAATGTCATACGGCTAATGCGAAAACTTTAAACTGCCCAAACAAATGAGGACCTTCCGGGGCCcggaacacaaaaaaaaaactttcccAAATTCGCCGTGTCAGCCGGGCATTATAGCACATAATAATTGCCAGTGGCGTCTAACGAATGGCCTCGAGTGGCCCCTTTGACTGATTTAAGAGCGACTGAAGCACTTGTTTATCTTACGGTTTTCGGGGAAAGGAAAACACAGGCAAAGTTTGCTCAAGAACAAAAAGGTATTATCAGCCATGAAGTTTTTCAAGTATTTTTAAAGTAACAAAGTTTATTTGGGCAAAGTAAGCTTAAACTATGATTCAATTTGGCTAGAGCATAAAGTTTAACTTAAAAACAAGACGCACATATTCAATAAAGGGATTTAAAATTACTTTGTGTCGCATAAATTGTGCCTTAATTAAGTTAAAGCCACTCAAGTTGTCCTTGCTGTACTTTTGCCCAATAACTGGTCAAAGGCTGACAGACTCCATTGGGCAATCAAACAAGGTATCCCTGAATCCTCCCAGTAGTGGCTGAATATCCTACCCAAAAACGAGTCCCACTGACGAATGTCGAGCACAGCCATCGGCAGTGGGTAATTGGGAGGCCAAAGTGGCACAGAGACTGgcaaaaaggcagcaaatTGTGTCATTCTCcatctatctgtatctgtatctcagTCTGAGTCTGAGTCCGAGTCTGAGtatgagtgtgagtgtgaatACGAATCTGTATCTGCTCGAACTGCCATTGAGTGAGGCTGGGATCGTGGgagaaaagcaggaaaagtggaaagtggaaggCGGAAGTGGATGgagtggaatggaatggagtggagtgcCACTGAAACGGAAGCCGcgattaaatacaaataaggCATTAAGTGCAAAGGCGCTGAGGCGCATAATACAAATTGCGTCGATTGGGGAGCGACGGGGAATACCCGATGattgggtgggtggtggcaaGTTTGTCTGGGTGCTCCTGATTGCCATGTTGCTGCCACTTTAATTCAGAGACAGTCGCGCTGCAAAATGAAGGCAGAAACTATGTCTGTCGACGACGGGAGAACTTGATGGTAAGTTGATTGATTTAGGAAAGTGTATCTAATAAGTAATTTTACTAAATATCACATTTTAAAGTAGACATTTCACATGGTTTATTATAACAATCAATAATGAGCCGGCTCATTAAATGCTTTTGTCATGTGATTCCTTGGCCTTTAAAATGTAATCTAATATTCAGTCAGTATTTCATTAGTTGCCCACTCTAAGAAACTCAACTCCTTGGAGAGAGCGTGTCCTAGCCAGCTTTTTGTTGCCAATTTCTATAGATTTCAGCCATGGCCTGCCAATTTATGCTCGGCAATCGCCCAGCCCCTAAGTAGACAACGCTCTTCGCTCCATCCGCTGCTATGCAAACTGCCTGCAGTAAGGGACacgaattggaattggaagaACAGGATACGAAGGATGCGGAGGATACGGAGGAGTGGCGGGGATGGGGGACAGACAAAGGACATTACATTGCGGCTGGACGCGCTTCGTGGGGCAAGTATACCAACAAATTGTAATGAAAACAGCAGCAATGGCAATTGAAAGTGGTCTGCTTAGTGGCAGAATAAAGCTGCACTGGGCTTTAAAAATTTACGTTGGGTGACGGGTGCGTACTCGAGATTCTGGCGGGGAATGGGATCAACTCCAAGGCCGAGTCACCGGGTGCAAGTATgccaatttatatttagccTCTCATCGGTGGCCCTTTACCCGTAGACAAGCGTCCTTTTTCACTATGATGTTGGATTccttccacatttttttttcacgtTTTTTCATCTTCAGCTCGGCCAGCTGCACAATTTTGCggttcatttaatattttttcgtGTTGTTTACCTGGCCGCTTGGCCAATTCTGTGTGGGCCAGGTCGAGTGGCGGCCAGCGGCCAATGGCATCGACATCGGCATTAGTATTAGTATTAGTATTAGCCATAGTATTGGTATTAGCCCTGCCCATTAGCCTGCTACGCCGCGGGCTCTTTGAAGCTAACGAGCTGCCATGGCAATTAGGGCTGGAGTCTGTACCGCCGGCGGCAGGAGAGCTCCTggttttttccatttatattttattgccaaGAATTGTGAGCTGCCAGAAAAAGTTGCGCCAAGTCATCACAATATGAATAAGTCAACGTTCGGTGTGCACCGTGTGCGATTTGCAGGACCAGGAGACTCTCTGCACTGAGCAAAAGTTTAAAGGAAAGTGCAGTGTTAAGTCAAGGAATTCCCAATAAATCTAGAAACCTTGATTTAGATATTCATCCCTGTTTTGCGCAGTGTATGCGAGTGTGTGGACATCTGTAGTGGTAGGTGTCAAGCACCTGAGCGCCGCTGAACTCAACTCGAATCAACTCGGCGCCCTGTCAATAATGTGTATGCATTCAGTTTGTGTGTGGAATCAACAGGGCGTGCAGTTCCAATTAAATCCAAGCATTCAATTACTGAAAAGGCGACAAATGCACACACCTCCAATAGAATTTTTTGCAGTTCGAGATGAGAGCAGGAAATCCACATTCAAGCAAAGTTTTTCCATCATGGCTGTACAAAAAGCGGAACAAAACTCTGGAAATGGCCGGAAGTTTACAGGGATAACGAAGGAAACAAGGGCTGAAATCCTATGCATCAGCTATGGAGATTCCACCCATTTAAAGTACAAGTAattcttaatatttttggGCCCAAGTTCTATGCGAGTTGATGGACAATCGAGTTGAATTGATTGAAATTGACAGCCGCAAGTTTAGCGCAGAATCAAACTAAATCTGAAGGACGGCGTTCGCATGGAAACAATGCCATCCGCGcttagacaaaaaaaaatatatccagCTGGGGGATGTGCCGCATTTTTTATGCCATTGTTGTTCGGATGCCAAACTAGTTCCATATGCGGATGTGTTTTTCATTTACAGCGAGCGGCAAAAAATAACCATAAGGATGGCTGTCGGCAGCGGAAAATCCAGTTTACAtgccaaatggaaaaaaggacCAACAAAGCGACGGACCCCAACTGATTTTCTGCTGCCAATTCAAAGTATTgcatttgataaatatttttacagtCTGTTCTCAATTGAAAAAGGGTTCAGCtctttaatttattgcaaCTTCCAACTTTCTAGGTATGAACTGGCACAGAAAACAGAGTTCGCTCATTTCGGTGCCCAGCAATTCGATGCCGTGtatgtaattcttttttaaaaagtcGCTGGCAAAAGATCCTTGAAGGCAGCCCCTAATGCATTGGCATCCAAATACATCGCACGCCGCCCTACCACAATAGCTACCCACCAGGGCCTCTCCATTGGCGCATATGGTAATCTTGCAGCCAGTGCCATTGCTTTTCGCACCCACAACGCCGCAGACTCCTCCACGGATCTTGAAGTGCAGAGTCGCCGCAGAAGTGCAGCAAGTCGTGGAAGCCAAGTTTATACATGCCAGCCAGAAAACCGCGATTGTAAGCCGCTTCATGGCGAGCGATCCAGAGACATCTGATTCGTCTTCTCCTACTGCACTGCTACTTATGGGAGGTTAAGAACGCGATTTCTTGCTGGGAAGTGTGTACTTTTCCCAGTCGAAAGAGGTCAGTTCAGTCAGTCGATAAATAAAACTCTTCTTTGTTTGCCCCCTTGATTAGCAATGTCGAAGGTTTAAATATGCAAGGGAGTTGACAGAATTCGGTTATGCATTTAAGAGAGTACATTGTAAAGTGTACCTCACCCATAACCGATTTAGTATCGTCTGCTACCCTTTGTTTTGGCTACTAAAAATACTCTAAGGTGCTAAAAATTCAAGCTGACTTGGCCACGGCTTGGATTAGTACTAGCACAAAGTTGCGCTGGCAGGCGCGTATAAAACTGGAGCACACACTCACGGCCACACACGCAGGAACATAAAATGTGGGCACTGATTACATTTgcatattacgtatacgaccGGGATATCGATGCAAGGCGCTAACCCTTTCTCTCCCCGCTCCTGTGCCATAGGAGCCAAGTGTGTTTACGCAAGGAATTTAATTTCcaactttggctttggccaggCGGTGCCCGGAGAAAAGTTCGTGTCGTGTAAACTTCGTCCTGCCGGTGGGCCAGTCACTGATCTAATAAAAGGACCTCGACCGGGCGCCACATGTATGACACTTGTGGAGCAGCTCGGCCAGGCCGACGGGATTATGCAGCTCCGCAGCGAACTTTAAATTATGTAATTCAACACGTTGCAGGGTGCTGAAGTAGGAGGTGAACGGAGCGCAAGgagcaacatgcaacatgcaacgcGCCACAAACAAGCGGCAGACACAAACGGGCACGTAATATTTACACAGCGGGAAATTTCGTTTGAAATCTAagatatatttgtataatattttaacttaaaagattgaaatatataaacaacGCGGTATAATGCTCTCGATTCATTTATGCTTTGCTTTATGTAATTGGGTAAGATTAATTATTCTTCGCTGGAGACTTTGCCCGtataatcaaaacaaataaatgtatatggAAGTGGGAACCATTACGCGTAAATCGCATTTTTATCAGTGCCCGCATAAATTGTGGCCCTGTTGCAGAGCCACCATTCCTTGTCGATGGATGAGTATGCCCCACCTGGGATCCACGAATTTCAATTAACGTGCCAACACGAACACCCGTGGCGCCCACCAGCCAATTTTCCACCTTTTCCACCAGCACCTGCTTGATGGTACGCAATAAATtcgccaaaaataaaaatgaaatgaaaaaccaaCTCGGGCAGGTAAAACCACCCACGGGGAGTTACGGAGTCTCGAAATAGCCTACTTATCGCTGAATTTTGTAATCCCCATGCAACATGTATGTTTCCCATTTCTGTAGCACTTCGCAATTCGCACTTCGCACTCACTCGTTGCACTTTTGAGTTTATTTTAATCTCTGGAGCGATTAAAACGTGACAGAGCGATTTCATTCAGcgcggccacgcccactagcGCTGATATGCCAACTGAAAAATGGGCGAGAATTTATATGGATTTTTGGCTGCTGGTCGGGGAAAAGTGCTTCAACTGAAAGTGATTTTATCTAAATTGCTATGCGAATGAAAATCATTTATAAGAGTTgaataaaaaccaaacaatgGAAAAATCGTGGCAACGATATGATTGTGTTTTCAACGAAATTCCAAATACTCAAATTAATCACGAATAAAGCGTTGCCACAGGCTGTTTGGTTGAGCACATTATTGAAAAAGTATTAATCAATATAATTCGACCCACCTTAATCGCCACAAGGGCGCCGTAGATCCCATTTCGATTAGCCGCatattaaaacaatattgaaGTCCGTCCAAAAATTAGCTTTTCGAATGGCCTCTGATTGCAGATAAAAAACCTTAATAAAATCCAAACGCAAGCCACGTTGGGTGAACGAACTGAATGGCTTGGGGCAGGAACTGCGTGCCGAGGTGTTGCATGTGCCTCGGCATACATAAAAGGCAAACGTGTGGGTGctaagcaaacacacacacacacaatcacacgGGGGAAAGgacattcacacacacacacaagcgcacaGAGGATGGCAAGGAAAGTCAGGCAGCTAAGCTTATTTTACAAACGCCAAAGGCTGACTTGAAAGTGAGCTTAATAGGCGACGTGAGAGGAACTTTGTGCCCAAGGAACGAGCGGTTGAATGACTTACTCCGCCACCCCTCCCCCCTCATGTCCTTTGAGCCCCTTTGCCCACGAAGCTGGCTGCGTGGGTGGGCCATATCATTGCATTAGGGCGATTATCTTCCTCAAATATCATTTTGCACGAATGCCAACAATGTCTAAATTTGCCGCGATTATATTTAAGATGCCCTGTGACGGTGGGCGCTGATTTCGCCCGTTGgcgtgggggcgtggcccttATGCAGACCACACACAAATGTTGCAGGTGTGCGGTTGCGTGCGCTTTTGTGGTTGCCAAAGGACCAACGAGCTAAGCGAGCACCACCCACTCTCGTGCCCAATTACACGCAGAGAAAAGATGTGGCTACTACTGCGTATGTATACTTTATTGCATATGAAGATACTTTAATCCTTAAGCTTGTCAGAGTAAGTAGTGAGAGCTTGACTGTGAGATTTCACCTATTTTTGTAACTTTAAAGATACGTATTGAGTTGCTGTGGAAAATATGAGCTCAGCACTTCCACGTTGCTGGCTATTTACTTTTATGGCTTGTTTGCCAGCTCGTGAAAAGTTTCGGGCCGCACGCCCAAGTGACCCATTAAACGaattgaaaatgaacaacAGCTCGTCGAGAACTACAGAACTACAGAAACTCCTTAAACCCT
This genomic stretch from Drosophila yakuba strain Tai18E2 chromosome 3R, Prin_Dyak_Tai18E2_2.1, whole genome shotgun sequence harbors:
- the LOC6538041 gene encoding protein Diedel, with the translated sequence MKRLTIAVFWLACINLASTTCCTSAATLHFKIRGGVCGVVGAKSNGTGCKITICANGEALVGSYCGRAACDVFGCQCIRGCLQGSFASDFLKKNYIHGIELLGTEMSELCFLCQFIPRKLEVAIN